One region of Takifugu flavidus isolate HTHZ2018 chromosome 14, ASM371156v2, whole genome shotgun sequence genomic DNA includes:
- the aff4 gene encoding AF4/FMR2 family member 4 isoform X2 codes for MNREDRNVLRMKERERRNQEIQQGGEAFPANSPLFPEPYKVSSKEDKLSSRIQSMLGNYDEMKEPLGDTLTKITSKPSNSSSSSEEKLGPNLFGGDQRGISSSGSSQSNKWTPVGPAASGSASQSQKRSALGSQRGNGGSSSSSNSSQRHGGEVREKKSSKHSGGSEHSKSHTSSPAKGSLSSSSSSSHLRSSLAAEQHHGKERYRSKSPREREPNWDSPSRVHTSFPSGQHSSQAFPPSLMSKPGSMLQKPTAYVRPMDGQETAEPKSSQAESYSGQSHSSTMGEMKSNGKASLSKLKIPSQPVEGSGDANCVDEILKEMTQSWPPPLTAIHTPCKTEPSKFPFPTKDSHPFPSGHKRGSSSKSSSSHQPKTCDDQPTMLEDDLKLSSSEDSDGEQDSAKNASRNTSQGSNNSEGAEQSRDDSSSHSGSESSSGSDSESESSTTDSETNEHPRPASPEPEQPMSNKWQLDNWFKKAKQLSPASPVDSNVPTKCKKEGRENSSGRGYGSQGGGSKDSTAPTPNRDLRAAQKGAEGGRGRQKSPAQSEGGPNPRRSVGKKQPKKSEKPPVVEEPKGGLRVESEPAPEIPPHRPKAATKGSRKPSIKKEPKSSPRPTPAAVTSAADKRKPKAPTKTSQKSREFVDTDSAASDSEGNDSIPSSSQTPKYTESIRTPVCVFSPMEEKELLSPLSDPEERYPARQPQQQVLLVKIDLNLLSRIPGRPYKDPVEIKVERDDSLDRDGKDCSKPISEKSSSKAKRKHKNDEESSKPESKRCKLEEKSLSHHKNSSKESKRSLEKKEEPVPSPSLSGLQRPPKVEHPSRKRTVSQSSTSLSSGTGSGKEGNHSTKSNSTSKHRKGDDKGRSTRDGKEKSSKSCDNQLAVPPLSTDGSKSQRSKLKFEDSVHSADHYLQEAKKLKHNADALLDRFEKAVYYLDAVVSFIECGNALEKSAQEAKSPFPMYAETVELIKYTMKLKSYMAPDATSADKRLAVLCLRCQSLLYLRLFKLRKDSALKYSKTLTEHLKNSLSNTQAPSPGMGNKAAGMPSPVSPKLSPGTAGGYSSVSSSSSASSSVTIPQRIHQMAASYVQVTSNFLYATEVWDQAEQLSKEQKDFFSELDKVMGPLIFNTSSMTELVRYTRQGLHWLRLDAKLIP; via the exons ATGAACCGTGAGGACCGGAATGTGCtcagaatgaaagaaagagaaaggagaaatCAAGAAatccagcagggaggagaggcCTTTCCAGCGAATTCCCCTCTTTTTCCTGAACCCTACAAAGTG TCCAGCAAGGAAGACAAACTGTCCAGTCGCATTCAGAGCATGTTGGGCAATTACGATGAGATGAAAGAGCCACTCGGTGACACACTTACAAAGATCACCAGTAAACCTTCAAACAGCTCGTCTTCCTCCGAGGAGAAATTGGGCCCCAATCTGTTTGGCGGGGACCAGCGTGGCATCAGTAGCAGTGGCAGTAGCCAGAGCAATAAGTGGACTCCTGTTGGCCCTGCTGCAAGTGGATCCGCATCCCAGTCCCAGAAACGCTCAGCACTCGGCAGCCAAAGGGGCAACGgcggcagtagcagcagcagcaacagtagtcaGAGACACGGTGGGGAGGTGCGGGAGAAGAAGTCGAGTAAACACAGTGGAGGTTCAGAACACTCAAAGTCACACACATCAAGTCCTGCAAAGGGCTCCCTGAGTTCttcgagcagcagcagccacttgAGAAGCTCCTTAGCTGCTGAGCAACACCACGGCAAGGAGCGCTACCGCTCCAAATCCCCACGGGAAAGGGAGCCCAACTGGGACTCACCTTCTCGGGTTCACACCTCCTTCCCCAGCGGACAGCACTCGAGTCAGGCCTTTCCTCCATCTCTTATGTCCAAACCTGGCTCGATGCTTCAGAAGCCCACGGCATATGTACGGCCTATGGATGGCCAGGAAACGGCAGAACCCAAGAGCTCGCAAGCAGAAAGCTACAGCGGACAGTCGCACAGCAGCACCATGGGAGAGATGAAGTCGAATGGCAAGGCCTCACTGTCCAAACTCAAGATCCCCTCGCAGCCTGTAGAG GGATCCGGTGATGCCAACTGTGTGGATGAAATTCTAAAG gaAATGACTCAGTCATGGCCCCCTCCGCTCACAGCCATTCACACCCCCTGCAAAACAGAACCTTCCAAGTTCCCCTTCCCAACCAag GATTCTCATCCTTTTCCAAGTGGACACA AGCGAGGAAGTTCTTCCAAGAGTTCAAGCAGTCACCAGCCCAAAACCTGTGATGATCAGCCAAC GATGTTGGAAGATGACCTGAAACtgagcagcagtgaggacaGTGATGGCGAACAGGACTCTGCCAAGAATGCCTCAAGGAACACATCACAAGGAAG CAATAACAGCGAAGGAGCAGAACAGTCGCGGGATGATTCGAGCAGCCACAGCGGCTCAGAGAGCAGCTCAGGATCTGACAGTGAGAGTGAAAGCAGCACAACGGACAGTGAGACTAATGAGCATCCACGGCCTGCCTCCCCCGAG CCCGAACAGCCAATGTCAAACAAGTGGCAGCTGGACAACTGGTTTAAAAAGGCCAAGCAGTTGTCGCCAGCTTCCCCAGTGGACAGTAATGTTCCAACAAAATGCAAGAAAGAGGGCCGAGAAAATAGCTCAGGACGTGGCTATGGCAGCCAAGGAGGGGGGTCAAAAGACTCAACAGCGCCGACCCCAAACAGGGACCTACGGGCAGCACAAAAAGGTGCAGAGGGTGGTCGCGGCCGGCAAAAGTCACCCGCTCAGAGCGAGGGAGGCCCAAACCCGCGAAGGAGCGTGGGtaaaaaacagcccaaaaaGTCAGAGAAGCCCCCAGTGGTAGAGGAACCCAAAGGAGGTCTGAGAGTGGAGAGTGAGCCAGCCCCAGAGATTCCTCCTCATCGGCCCAAAGCCGCCACCAAGGGTTCGCGCAAGCCAAGCATCAAAAAGGAGCCCAAATCGTCCCCGAGGCCCACGCCTGCAGCCGTCACAAGCGCCGCAGATAAACGCAAGCCCAAGGCACCAACCAAGACTTCCCAGAAGTCTCGGGAGTTTGTCGACACGGACTCTGCCGCATCAGACTCTGAAGGGAACGACAGCATCCCATCCTCTTCTCAGACCCCCAAGTACACGGAGAGCATCCGCACCCCCGTGTGCGTCTTCTCTCCAATGGAAGAGAAAGAGCTGTTGTCTCCTTTAAGCGATCCAGAGGAGCGTTATCCTGCCaggcagcctcagcagcaggttTTACTAGTCAAGATCG ATCTAAACCTGTTGTCTAGGATCCCAGGACGACCCTACAAAGATCCTGTTGAAATAAAGGTGGAGAGAGACGACTCTTTAGACAGGGACGGCAAAGACTGTAGCAAGCCCATCTCTGAGAAGAGTTCGAGTAAGGCCAAGAGGAAACACAAG aatgaTGAAGAAAGCTCCAAGCCAGAGAGCAAGCGATGTAAACTGGAGGAGAAGTCTTTGTCCCATcataaaaacagcagtaaaGA GTCAAAGAGGTcactggagaagaaagaggagccaGTTCCTTCTCCTTCCTTGTCAGGACTTCAACGGCCACCGAAGGTGGAGCATCCAAGTCGGAAGAGGACAGTCAGCCAGTCGTCCACGTCCTTATCCAGCGGGACGGGAAGTGGGAAAGAGGGAAATCACAGCACCAAGAGCAACTCTACTTCTAAACACAGAAAAGGAGACGACAAAGGACGAAGCACACGTGATGGCAAG GAAAAATCCTCAAAGAGCTGCGATAACCAGCTTGCTGTGCCGCCGCTCTCTACGGACGGTTCCAAATCCCAAAGATCGAAGCTCAAGTTTGAAGACAG CGTCCATTCAGCTGATCACTATTTGCAAGAGGCCAAGAAACTCAAACACAATGCAGATGCACTG TTGGACCGTTTTGAGAAGGCAGTGTACTACCTGGATGCTGTCGTGTCTTTCATTGAATGTGGCAATGCTCTGGAGAAGAGCGCCCAAGAGGCCAAATCTCCATTCCCGATGTACGCTGAAACAGTGGAACTTATCAA ATACACTATGAAGTTAAAAAGCTACATGGCTCCGGATGCTACTTCAGCCGACAAAAGGCTCGCTGTGCTTTG TTTACGATGCCaatctctcctctacctgcggTTATTTAAACTACGCAAGGACAGCGCCTTGAAGTACTCTAAAACACTCACCGAACATTTAAAG AATTCCCTCAGTAACACCCAGGCTCCCTCTCCTGGAATGGGGAA CAAGGCAGCAGGTATGCCGTCTCCGGTGTCTCCCAAACTGTCCCCGGGCACGGCCGGTGGCTACTCGTCagtcagcagcagtagcagcgcCAGCTCCTCCGTCACCATCCCTCAGCGCATCCACCAGATGGCTGCCAGCTACGTCCAGGTCACCTCCAACTTCCTGTATGCCACAGAGGTCTGGGACCAGGCTGAACAGTTATCCAAGGAGCAGAAAG ACTTTTTTTCCGAGCTGGACAAAGTGATGGGACCTCTGATTTTCAACACCAGCAGCATGACAGAACTGGTGCGTTACACCCGCCAAGGTCTCCACTGGCTGCGCCTTGATGCAAAGCTTATTCCCTGA
- the aff4 gene encoding AF4/FMR2 family member 4 isoform X4, whose protein sequence is MLGNYDEMKEPLGDTLTKITSKPSNSSSSSEEKLGPNLFGGDQRGISSSGSSQSNKWTPVGPAASGSASQSQKRSALGSQRGNGGSSSSSNSSQRHGGEVREKKSSKHSGGSEHSKSHTSSPAKGSLSSSSSSSHLRSSLAAEQHHGKERYRSKSPREREPNWDSPSRVHTSFPSGQHSSQAFPPSLMSKPGSMLQKPTAYVRPMDGQETAEPKSSQAESYSGQSHSSTMGEMKSNGKASLSKLKIPSQPVEGSGDANCVDEILKEMTQSWPPPLTAIHTPCKTEPSKFPFPTKDSHPFPSGHKRGSSSKSSSSHQPKTCDDQPTMLEDDLKLSSSEDSDGEQDSAKNASRNTSQGSNNSEGAEQSRDDSSSHSGSESSSGSDSESESSTTDSETNEHPRPASPEPEQPMSNKWQLDNWFKKAKQLSPASPVDSNVPTKCKKEGRENSSGRGYGSQGGGSKDSTAPTPNRDLRAAQKGAEGGRGRQKSPAQSEGGPNPRRSVGKKQPKKSEKPPVVEEPKGGLRVESEPAPEIPPHRPKAATKGSRKPSIKKEPKSSPRPTPAAVTSAADKRKPKAPTKTSQKSREFVDTDSAASDSEGNDSIPSSSQTPKYTESIRTPVCVFSPMEEKELLSPLSDPEERYPARQPQQQVLLVKIDLNLLSRIPGRPYKDPVEIKVERDDSLDRDGKDCSKPISEKSSSKAKRKHKNDEESSKPESKRCKLEEKSLSHHKNSSKESKRSLEKKEEPVPSPSLSGLQRPPKVEHPSRKRTVSQSSTSLSSGTGSGKEGNHSTKSNSTSKHRKGDDKGRSTRDGKEKSSKSCDNQLAVPPLSTDGSKSQRSKLKFEDSVHSADHYLQEAKKLKHNADALLDRFEKAVYYLDAVVSFIECGNALEKSAQEAKSPFPMYAETVELIKYTMKLKSYMAPDATSADKRLAVLCLRCQSLLYLRLFKLRKDSALKYSKTLTEHLKNSLSNTQAPSPGMGNKAAGMPSPVSPKLSPGTAGGYSSVSSSSSASSSVTIPQRIHQMAASYVQVTSNFLYATEVWDQAEQLSKEQKDFFSELDKVMGPLIFNTSSMTELVRYTRQGLHWLRLDAKLIP, encoded by the exons ATGTTGGGCAATTACGATGAGATGAAAGAGCCACTCGGTGACACACTTACAAAGATCACCAGTAAACCTTCAAACAGCTCGTCTTCCTCCGAGGAGAAATTGGGCCCCAATCTGTTTGGCGGGGACCAGCGTGGCATCAGTAGCAGTGGCAGTAGCCAGAGCAATAAGTGGACTCCTGTTGGCCCTGCTGCAAGTGGATCCGCATCCCAGTCCCAGAAACGCTCAGCACTCGGCAGCCAAAGGGGCAACGgcggcagtagcagcagcagcaacagtagtcaGAGACACGGTGGGGAGGTGCGGGAGAAGAAGTCGAGTAAACACAGTGGAGGTTCAGAACACTCAAAGTCACACACATCAAGTCCTGCAAAGGGCTCCCTGAGTTCttcgagcagcagcagccacttgAGAAGCTCCTTAGCTGCTGAGCAACACCACGGCAAGGAGCGCTACCGCTCCAAATCCCCACGGGAAAGGGAGCCCAACTGGGACTCACCTTCTCGGGTTCACACCTCCTTCCCCAGCGGACAGCACTCGAGTCAGGCCTTTCCTCCATCTCTTATGTCCAAACCTGGCTCGATGCTTCAGAAGCCCACGGCATATGTACGGCCTATGGATGGCCAGGAAACGGCAGAACCCAAGAGCTCGCAAGCAGAAAGCTACAGCGGACAGTCGCACAGCAGCACCATGGGAGAGATGAAGTCGAATGGCAAGGCCTCACTGTCCAAACTCAAGATCCCCTCGCAGCCTGTAGAG GGATCCGGTGATGCCAACTGTGTGGATGAAATTCTAAAG gaAATGACTCAGTCATGGCCCCCTCCGCTCACAGCCATTCACACCCCCTGCAAAACAGAACCTTCCAAGTTCCCCTTCCCAACCAag GATTCTCATCCTTTTCCAAGTGGACACA AGCGAGGAAGTTCTTCCAAGAGTTCAAGCAGTCACCAGCCCAAAACCTGTGATGATCAGCCAAC GATGTTGGAAGATGACCTGAAACtgagcagcagtgaggacaGTGATGGCGAACAGGACTCTGCCAAGAATGCCTCAAGGAACACATCACAAGGAAG CAATAACAGCGAAGGAGCAGAACAGTCGCGGGATGATTCGAGCAGCCACAGCGGCTCAGAGAGCAGCTCAGGATCTGACAGTGAGAGTGAAAGCAGCACAACGGACAGTGAGACTAATGAGCATCCACGGCCTGCCTCCCCCGAG CCCGAACAGCCAATGTCAAACAAGTGGCAGCTGGACAACTGGTTTAAAAAGGCCAAGCAGTTGTCGCCAGCTTCCCCAGTGGACAGTAATGTTCCAACAAAATGCAAGAAAGAGGGCCGAGAAAATAGCTCAGGACGTGGCTATGGCAGCCAAGGAGGGGGGTCAAAAGACTCAACAGCGCCGACCCCAAACAGGGACCTACGGGCAGCACAAAAAGGTGCAGAGGGTGGTCGCGGCCGGCAAAAGTCACCCGCTCAGAGCGAGGGAGGCCCAAACCCGCGAAGGAGCGTGGGtaaaaaacagcccaaaaaGTCAGAGAAGCCCCCAGTGGTAGAGGAACCCAAAGGAGGTCTGAGAGTGGAGAGTGAGCCAGCCCCAGAGATTCCTCCTCATCGGCCCAAAGCCGCCACCAAGGGTTCGCGCAAGCCAAGCATCAAAAAGGAGCCCAAATCGTCCCCGAGGCCCACGCCTGCAGCCGTCACAAGCGCCGCAGATAAACGCAAGCCCAAGGCACCAACCAAGACTTCCCAGAAGTCTCGGGAGTTTGTCGACACGGACTCTGCCGCATCAGACTCTGAAGGGAACGACAGCATCCCATCCTCTTCTCAGACCCCCAAGTACACGGAGAGCATCCGCACCCCCGTGTGCGTCTTCTCTCCAATGGAAGAGAAAGAGCTGTTGTCTCCTTTAAGCGATCCAGAGGAGCGTTATCCTGCCaggcagcctcagcagcaggttTTACTAGTCAAGATCG ATCTAAACCTGTTGTCTAGGATCCCAGGACGACCCTACAAAGATCCTGTTGAAATAAAGGTGGAGAGAGACGACTCTTTAGACAGGGACGGCAAAGACTGTAGCAAGCCCATCTCTGAGAAGAGTTCGAGTAAGGCCAAGAGGAAACACAAG aatgaTGAAGAAAGCTCCAAGCCAGAGAGCAAGCGATGTAAACTGGAGGAGAAGTCTTTGTCCCATcataaaaacagcagtaaaGA GTCAAAGAGGTcactggagaagaaagaggagccaGTTCCTTCTCCTTCCTTGTCAGGACTTCAACGGCCACCGAAGGTGGAGCATCCAAGTCGGAAGAGGACAGTCAGCCAGTCGTCCACGTCCTTATCCAGCGGGACGGGAAGTGGGAAAGAGGGAAATCACAGCACCAAGAGCAACTCTACTTCTAAACACAGAAAAGGAGACGACAAAGGACGAAGCACACGTGATGGCAAG GAAAAATCCTCAAAGAGCTGCGATAACCAGCTTGCTGTGCCGCCGCTCTCTACGGACGGTTCCAAATCCCAAAGATCGAAGCTCAAGTTTGAAGACAG CGTCCATTCAGCTGATCACTATTTGCAAGAGGCCAAGAAACTCAAACACAATGCAGATGCACTG TTGGACCGTTTTGAGAAGGCAGTGTACTACCTGGATGCTGTCGTGTCTTTCATTGAATGTGGCAATGCTCTGGAGAAGAGCGCCCAAGAGGCCAAATCTCCATTCCCGATGTACGCTGAAACAGTGGAACTTATCAA ATACACTATGAAGTTAAAAAGCTACATGGCTCCGGATGCTACTTCAGCCGACAAAAGGCTCGCTGTGCTTTG TTTACGATGCCaatctctcctctacctgcggTTATTTAAACTACGCAAGGACAGCGCCTTGAAGTACTCTAAAACACTCACCGAACATTTAAAG AATTCCCTCAGTAACACCCAGGCTCCCTCTCCTGGAATGGGGAA CAAGGCAGCAGGTATGCCGTCTCCGGTGTCTCCCAAACTGTCCCCGGGCACGGCCGGTGGCTACTCGTCagtcagcagcagtagcagcgcCAGCTCCTCCGTCACCATCCCTCAGCGCATCCACCAGATGGCTGCCAGCTACGTCCAGGTCACCTCCAACTTCCTGTATGCCACAGAGGTCTGGGACCAGGCTGAACAGTTATCCAAGGAGCAGAAAG ACTTTTTTTCCGAGCTGGACAAAGTGATGGGACCTCTGATTTTCAACACCAGCAGCATGACAGAACTGGTGCGTTACACCCGCCAAGGTCTCCACTGGCTGCGCCTTGATGCAAAGCTTATTCCCTGA
- the aff4 gene encoding AF4/FMR2 family member 4 isoform X3: protein MNSFMSSKEDKLSSRIQSMLGNYDEMKEPLGDTLTKITSKPSNSSSSSEEKLGPNLFGGDQRGISSSGSSQSNKWTPVGPAASGSASQSQKRSALGSQRGNGGSSSSSNSSQRHGGEVREKKSSKHSGGSEHSKSHTSSPAKGSLSSSSSSSHLRSSLAAEQHHGKERYRSKSPREREPNWDSPSRVHTSFPSGQHSSQAFPPSLMSKPGSMLQKPTAYVRPMDGQETAEPKSSQAESYSGQSHSSTMGEMKSNGKASLSKLKIPSQPVEGSGDANCVDEILKEMTQSWPPPLTAIHTPCKTEPSKFPFPTKDSHPFPSGHKRGSSSKSSSSHQPKTCDDQPTMLEDDLKLSSSEDSDGEQDSAKNASRNTSQGSNNSEGAEQSRDDSSSHSGSESSSGSDSESESSTTDSETNEHPRPASPEPEQPMSNKWQLDNWFKKAKQLSPASPVDSNVPTKCKKEGRENSSGRGYGSQGGGSKDSTAPTPNRDLRAAQKGAEGGRGRQKSPAQSEGGPNPRRSVGKKQPKKSEKPPVVEEPKGGLRVESEPAPEIPPHRPKAATKGSRKPSIKKEPKSSPRPTPAAVTSAADKRKPKAPTKTSQKSREFVDTDSAASDSEGNDSIPSSSQTPKYTESIRTPVCVFSPMEEKELLSPLSDPEERYPARQPQQQVLLVKIDLNLLSRIPGRPYKDPVEIKVERDDSLDRDGKDCSKPISEKSSSKAKRKHKNDEESSKPESKRCKLEEKSLSHHKNSSKESKRSLEKKEEPVPSPSLSGLQRPPKVEHPSRKRTVSQSSTSLSSGTGSGKEGNHSTKSNSTSKHRKGDDKGRSTRDGKEKSSKSCDNQLAVPPLSTDGSKSQRSKLKFEDSVHSADHYLQEAKKLKHNADALLDRFEKAVYYLDAVVSFIECGNALEKSAQEAKSPFPMYAETVELIKYTMKLKSYMAPDATSADKRLAVLCLRCQSLLYLRLFKLRKDSALKYSKTLTEHLKNSLSNTQAPSPGMGNKAAGMPSPVSPKLSPGTAGGYSSVSSSSSASSSVTIPQRIHQMAASYVQVTSNFLYATEVWDQAEQLSKEQKDFFSELDKVMGPLIFNTSSMTELVRYTRQGLHWLRLDAKLIP, encoded by the exons TCCAGCAAGGAAGACAAACTGTCCAGTCGCATTCAGAGCATGTTGGGCAATTACGATGAGATGAAAGAGCCACTCGGTGACACACTTACAAAGATCACCAGTAAACCTTCAAACAGCTCGTCTTCCTCCGAGGAGAAATTGGGCCCCAATCTGTTTGGCGGGGACCAGCGTGGCATCAGTAGCAGTGGCAGTAGCCAGAGCAATAAGTGGACTCCTGTTGGCCCTGCTGCAAGTGGATCCGCATCCCAGTCCCAGAAACGCTCAGCACTCGGCAGCCAAAGGGGCAACGgcggcagtagcagcagcagcaacagtagtcaGAGACACGGTGGGGAGGTGCGGGAGAAGAAGTCGAGTAAACACAGTGGAGGTTCAGAACACTCAAAGTCACACACATCAAGTCCTGCAAAGGGCTCCCTGAGTTCttcgagcagcagcagccacttgAGAAGCTCCTTAGCTGCTGAGCAACACCACGGCAAGGAGCGCTACCGCTCCAAATCCCCACGGGAAAGGGAGCCCAACTGGGACTCACCTTCTCGGGTTCACACCTCCTTCCCCAGCGGACAGCACTCGAGTCAGGCCTTTCCTCCATCTCTTATGTCCAAACCTGGCTCGATGCTTCAGAAGCCCACGGCATATGTACGGCCTATGGATGGCCAGGAAACGGCAGAACCCAAGAGCTCGCAAGCAGAAAGCTACAGCGGACAGTCGCACAGCAGCACCATGGGAGAGATGAAGTCGAATGGCAAGGCCTCACTGTCCAAACTCAAGATCCCCTCGCAGCCTGTAGAG GGATCCGGTGATGCCAACTGTGTGGATGAAATTCTAAAG gaAATGACTCAGTCATGGCCCCCTCCGCTCACAGCCATTCACACCCCCTGCAAAACAGAACCTTCCAAGTTCCCCTTCCCAACCAag GATTCTCATCCTTTTCCAAGTGGACACA AGCGAGGAAGTTCTTCCAAGAGTTCAAGCAGTCACCAGCCCAAAACCTGTGATGATCAGCCAAC GATGTTGGAAGATGACCTGAAACtgagcagcagtgaggacaGTGATGGCGAACAGGACTCTGCCAAGAATGCCTCAAGGAACACATCACAAGGAAG CAATAACAGCGAAGGAGCAGAACAGTCGCGGGATGATTCGAGCAGCCACAGCGGCTCAGAGAGCAGCTCAGGATCTGACAGTGAGAGTGAAAGCAGCACAACGGACAGTGAGACTAATGAGCATCCACGGCCTGCCTCCCCCGAG CCCGAACAGCCAATGTCAAACAAGTGGCAGCTGGACAACTGGTTTAAAAAGGCCAAGCAGTTGTCGCCAGCTTCCCCAGTGGACAGTAATGTTCCAACAAAATGCAAGAAAGAGGGCCGAGAAAATAGCTCAGGACGTGGCTATGGCAGCCAAGGAGGGGGGTCAAAAGACTCAACAGCGCCGACCCCAAACAGGGACCTACGGGCAGCACAAAAAGGTGCAGAGGGTGGTCGCGGCCGGCAAAAGTCACCCGCTCAGAGCGAGGGAGGCCCAAACCCGCGAAGGAGCGTGGGtaaaaaacagcccaaaaaGTCAGAGAAGCCCCCAGTGGTAGAGGAACCCAAAGGAGGTCTGAGAGTGGAGAGTGAGCCAGCCCCAGAGATTCCTCCTCATCGGCCCAAAGCCGCCACCAAGGGTTCGCGCAAGCCAAGCATCAAAAAGGAGCCCAAATCGTCCCCGAGGCCCACGCCTGCAGCCGTCACAAGCGCCGCAGATAAACGCAAGCCCAAGGCACCAACCAAGACTTCCCAGAAGTCTCGGGAGTTTGTCGACACGGACTCTGCCGCATCAGACTCTGAAGGGAACGACAGCATCCCATCCTCTTCTCAGACCCCCAAGTACACGGAGAGCATCCGCACCCCCGTGTGCGTCTTCTCTCCAATGGAAGAGAAAGAGCTGTTGTCTCCTTTAAGCGATCCAGAGGAGCGTTATCCTGCCaggcagcctcagcagcaggttTTACTAGTCAAGATCG ATCTAAACCTGTTGTCTAGGATCCCAGGACGACCCTACAAAGATCCTGTTGAAATAAAGGTGGAGAGAGACGACTCTTTAGACAGGGACGGCAAAGACTGTAGCAAGCCCATCTCTGAGAAGAGTTCGAGTAAGGCCAAGAGGAAACACAAG aatgaTGAAGAAAGCTCCAAGCCAGAGAGCAAGCGATGTAAACTGGAGGAGAAGTCTTTGTCCCATcataaaaacagcagtaaaGA GTCAAAGAGGTcactggagaagaaagaggagccaGTTCCTTCTCCTTCCTTGTCAGGACTTCAACGGCCACCGAAGGTGGAGCATCCAAGTCGGAAGAGGACAGTCAGCCAGTCGTCCACGTCCTTATCCAGCGGGACGGGAAGTGGGAAAGAGGGAAATCACAGCACCAAGAGCAACTCTACTTCTAAACACAGAAAAGGAGACGACAAAGGACGAAGCACACGTGATGGCAAG GAAAAATCCTCAAAGAGCTGCGATAACCAGCTTGCTGTGCCGCCGCTCTCTACGGACGGTTCCAAATCCCAAAGATCGAAGCTCAAGTTTGAAGACAG CGTCCATTCAGCTGATCACTATTTGCAAGAGGCCAAGAAACTCAAACACAATGCAGATGCACTG TTGGACCGTTTTGAGAAGGCAGTGTACTACCTGGATGCTGTCGTGTCTTTCATTGAATGTGGCAATGCTCTGGAGAAGAGCGCCCAAGAGGCCAAATCTCCATTCCCGATGTACGCTGAAACAGTGGAACTTATCAA ATACACTATGAAGTTAAAAAGCTACATGGCTCCGGATGCTACTTCAGCCGACAAAAGGCTCGCTGTGCTTTG TTTACGATGCCaatctctcctctacctgcggTTATTTAAACTACGCAAGGACAGCGCCTTGAAGTACTCTAAAACACTCACCGAACATTTAAAG AATTCCCTCAGTAACACCCAGGCTCCCTCTCCTGGAATGGGGAA CAAGGCAGCAGGTATGCCGTCTCCGGTGTCTCCCAAACTGTCCCCGGGCACGGCCGGTGGCTACTCGTCagtcagcagcagtagcagcgcCAGCTCCTCCGTCACCATCCCTCAGCGCATCCACCAGATGGCTGCCAGCTACGTCCAGGTCACCTCCAACTTCCTGTATGCCACAGAGGTCTGGGACCAGGCTGAACAGTTATCCAAGGAGCAGAAAG ACTTTTTTTCCGAGCTGGACAAAGTGATGGGACCTCTGATTTTCAACACCAGCAGCATGACAGAACTGGTGCGTTACACCCGCCAAGGTCTCCACTGGCTGCGCCTTGATGCAAAGCTTATTCCCTGA